A region from the Geobacter benzoatilyticus genome encodes:
- a CDS encoding selenium metabolism-associated LysR family transcriptional regulator encodes MNLKQLEIFLAVAESGSFSKGAEATFITQSTVSQHIAALENELGIKLLDRTSRGALLTEGGKLLLEHAHRVVNGVREIEPAMRRFSGMEEVELRIGGSNIPGDYMIPGVLPLFIARHPGVRLTLIQGDSREILHKLAREEVEIGIIGSRFDEDAFTFTPLNRDEIKLMAGRNHPLAAANPIDTDILAQQEFIMREAGSGTAKTITEALTAAGIVPGTLTVRAILGSNEAVKQTVAGGLGLSFLSEISVRKELARGDLAEIPVKGLTISRHFYLVQRSGRELSPAANAMSELIKGQFCRPAMEHPQS; translated from the coding sequence ATGAATTTAAAACAATTAGAAATCTTCCTTGCCGTAGCTGAAAGTGGTAGTTTTTCCAAAGGCGCCGAAGCGACGTTCATCACCCAATCGACGGTCAGCCAGCACATTGCAGCCCTGGAAAACGAACTGGGGATAAAGCTCCTTGACCGCACGAGCCGCGGAGCTCTCCTCACCGAAGGGGGAAAACTCCTGCTGGAGCATGCCCACAGGGTGGTTAACGGTGTTCGCGAGATCGAACCGGCAATGCGTCGGTTCAGCGGAATGGAAGAAGTTGAGCTTCGTATCGGAGGGAGCAACATCCCCGGCGATTACATGATTCCCGGCGTGCTCCCCCTTTTTATTGCTCGCCATCCGGGAGTCCGCCTGACGCTTATCCAGGGAGACAGCCGGGAGATTCTGCACAAGTTAGCGCGTGAAGAGGTGGAGATCGGCATAATCGGCAGTCGCTTCGACGAAGATGCATTCACGTTCACCCCCCTGAACCGGGACGAAATCAAACTCATGGCCGGCAGAAACCACCCACTGGCAGCGGCAAACCCCATTGACACGGACATCCTGGCACAACAGGAGTTCATCATGCGCGAAGCGGGTTCCGGCACGGCGAAGACCATTACCGAAGCCCTGACAGCAGCGGGTATCGTACCGGGAACCCTTACCGTACGGGCAATTCTCGGCAGCAACGAAGCAGTGAAGCAAACCGTGGCCGGCGGGTTGGGCCTGTCTTTCTTATCGGAGATTTCAGTCCGGAAAGAGCTGGCCCGCGGCGATCTGGCAGAGATCCCCGTCAAGGGGCTCACCATTTCCCGTCATTTTTATCTTGTGCAGCGCAGCGGAAGGGAACTCTCTCCTGCGGCCAACGCCATGTCAGAACTGATAAAAGGCCAGTTTTGCCGGCCCGCCATGGAGCATCCCCAGAGTTAA
- the yedF gene encoding sulfurtransferase-like selenium metabolism protein YedF, with translation MKIIDCRNMACPAPVVTTKRALEEAGGEAVQVLVDSGAPRENVTRFAVNRGFTVAESESDGGFALTITASGAAGNEPARTVTGRDGKTVMLVGSNCLGDGSDELGRLLMKNFIITLLDLAELPDRMLFINSGVLLTTEGSEVLEALEQLGNRGVEVLSCGVCLDFFHCKEKLVAGSVTNMFTIAESLVGAESVIRL, from the coding sequence ATGAAGATTATCGATTGCAGAAATATGGCCTGCCCCGCGCCGGTGGTGACCACCAAACGGGCGCTGGAGGAGGCGGGAGGCGAGGCGGTGCAGGTGCTTGTGGATTCCGGCGCCCCCAGGGAGAACGTGACCCGTTTTGCCGTCAACCGGGGCTTTACCGTCGCCGAGTCTGAATCCGACGGAGGTTTTGCCCTCACCATCACCGCGTCGGGAGCGGCCGGGAACGAGCCGGCGCGAACCGTGACGGGAAGAGACGGGAAGACCGTCATGCTCGTGGGCTCGAATTGTCTCGGCGATGGTTCCGATGAATTGGGCCGGCTCCTGATGAAGAACTTCATCATAACCCTGCTTGATCTGGCGGAGCTCCCCGACCGGATGCTCTTCATCAACTCGGGGGTTCTTCTCACCACGGAAGGGTCTGAAGTGCTGGAGGCTTTGGAGCAGCTGGGCAATCGGGGGGTCGAAGTCCTCTCCTGCGGCGTCTGCCTCGACTTTTTCCACTGCAAGGAGAAGCTCGTGGCCGGTTCCGTCACCAATATGTTCACCATCGCCGAGAGCCTCGTGGGGGCGGAGTCGGTTATCAGGCTGTAG
- a CDS encoding acyl-CoA dehydratase activase, with amino-acid sequence MIAAGIDIGSTATKAVVFDGEVRGVAVVPTGWEPREAGLTALRQALAAGGVKEGRLGRVVGTGYGRISLPIFDRKVTEITCHARGAHHLNSETRTVIDIGGQDSKVIALDAAGGVADFIMNDKCAAGTGRFLQIMAGILDTTLDGLGELAASAQPAPLSSMCTVFAESETIGLLAQGVPKGAIAAGILDSIARRVQGLAGRLPITGVVTFTGGTARNRAICQAIAQRLGVSLHVPKEPQLVGALGAALIGRDV; translated from the coding sequence ATGATTGCTGCAGGTATTGATATCGGCTCAACGGCCACCAAGGCCGTGGTTTTTGACGGCGAGGTGCGTGGAGTCGCGGTGGTGCCCACCGGGTGGGAGCCACGGGAGGCGGGACTCACGGCCCTGCGGCAGGCCCTCGCTGCTGGCGGGGTGAAGGAGGGGCGCCTGGGGCGGGTCGTGGGCACCGGTTACGGACGGATCTCGCTTCCCATCTTCGACCGGAAAGTGACGGAGATCACCTGCCACGCCCGTGGTGCTCACCATCTGAACAGCGAAACACGCACTGTCATCGATATCGGGGGGCAGGACAGCAAGGTGATTGCCCTGGATGCCGCCGGCGGGGTGGCCGATTTCATCATGAATGACAAGTGCGCCGCCGGCACCGGCCGATTCCTCCAGATCATGGCCGGCATCCTCGACACGACCCTTGACGGACTGGGGGAGCTGGCCGCTTCGGCCCAGCCGGCACCCCTGTCGAGCATGTGCACGGTCTTTGCCGAGTCTGAGACTATCGGCCTCCTGGCCCAAGGGGTTCCCAAGGGCGCCATTGCCGCCGGCATCCTCGACTCCATTGCCCGGCGGGTGCAGGGCCTTGCCGGGCGTCTGCCGATCACGGGGGTGGTCACCTTTACCGGCGGTACTGCCCGCAATCGCGCCATCTGCCAGGCTATTGCACAGCGGCTCGGTGTTTCGCTCCATGTTCCCAAGGAGCCTCAGTTGGTGGGGGCACTGGGGGCGGCGCTCATCGGGCGGGATGTCTAA
- a CDS encoding double-cubane-cluster-containing anaerobic reductase, translating into MKAETFKEIASLRERNALALKEAKEAGARIVGTYCLYSPVELVVAAGAIPVSLCGTSPNPIPAAEKVLPRTICPLIKSSYGFAATDTCPYFHFADLLIAETTCDGKKKMYELLSNFKPLHLMQLPQVQDRAALDYWIGELKRLAARLEDEFGVVLTTKRLQDAIRLCNDERRSLQALQDVCRLKPSPISGLDLLTVLHNRGFSVDKKEAIALVDRLTAELWDMAAAGVSHFTEDTPRVLLTGVPVGIGSDKVVRLVEECGGSVVCFESCGAYKKVEPVVEDADDPLRAIAERYLRIPCSCMSPNRGRFELVSRLVGEFQADGVIDLTWLGCHTYNIESYSLKKYLQDRTTVPFLQIETDYSESDTEQLKVRIEAFLEILSRQRRSVV; encoded by the coding sequence ATGAAAGCTGAAACATTTAAGGAGATTGCCTCTCTGCGGGAACGGAACGCCCTTGCTCTCAAGGAGGCAAAGGAGGCTGGTGCGCGGATTGTGGGGACCTACTGCCTCTACTCGCCGGTGGAACTGGTGGTGGCGGCCGGAGCGATTCCTGTTTCCCTCTGCGGAACGAGCCCGAACCCGATCCCCGCCGCGGAGAAGGTCCTTCCCCGTACCATCTGTCCCCTCATCAAGTCGAGCTACGGCTTTGCGGCAACCGATACCTGCCCCTATTTCCACTTTGCCGACCTCCTCATCGCCGAAACAACCTGCGACGGCAAGAAAAAGATGTATGAGCTCCTGAGCAACTTTAAGCCTCTGCACTTGATGCAGCTTCCCCAGGTGCAAGACCGGGCCGCCCTCGACTACTGGATCGGGGAGCTTAAACGTCTCGCCGCACGGCTGGAAGATGAGTTTGGCGTTGTATTGACCACTAAACGTCTCCAGGACGCGATCCGCCTCTGCAACGACGAGCGGCGCTCCCTCCAGGCCCTTCAGGATGTCTGCCGGCTGAAGCCGTCACCCATAAGCGGCCTTGACCTGTTGACAGTACTTCACAACCGCGGCTTCTCCGTGGACAAGAAGGAGGCTATTGCCCTTGTGGACCGGCTCACTGCGGAGCTATGGGATATGGCAGCCGCGGGAGTCTCCCACTTTACGGAAGATACCCCCCGGGTTCTCCTGACCGGTGTGCCGGTGGGAATCGGTTCAGACAAGGTGGTGCGGTTGGTGGAGGAGTGTGGGGGAAGCGTGGTTTGTTTTGAGAGCTGTGGCGCCTACAAGAAGGTGGAGCCGGTGGTCGAGGATGCCGACGATCCCCTACGGGCCATTGCCGAGCGTTATCTTCGCATCCCTTGCTCATGCATGTCGCCAAACCGGGGACGTTTCGAACTGGTGTCGCGCCTCGTGGGAGAGTTCCAGGCCGACGGGGTCATCGATCTGACCTGGCTGGGATGCCACACTTACAACATAGAGTCCTACAGCCTCAAGAAGTATCTTCAGGATCGGACCACCGTTCCCTTTCTCCAGATCGAGACAGACTATTCCGAATCAGACACTGAACAGCTGAAAGTGCGGATCGAGGCGTTTCTGGAGATCCTCAGCCGGCAACGGCGAAGTGTCGTGTAG
- a CDS encoding rhodanese-like domain-containing protein → MKQWIALVTVSVLLVAAAAMATDYRYVKQDTFKGWLESGRPMVIVDIQPAEDFAEEHFNGAIETNAYPVKSDEEKKRLDVTLEKIGASTEDVIIVCPRGGAGAKNTYDYLKSKGVEEKRLHILEKGSKGWPWPELCVDGR, encoded by the coding sequence ATGAAACAATGGATTGCCTTAGTGACGGTCTCTGTTCTATTGGTTGCCGCCGCGGCCATGGCAACTGACTACAGGTATGTCAAGCAGGATACTTTCAAGGGATGGCTGGAGAGTGGCCGGCCGATGGTAATTGTTGACATTCAGCCTGCGGAAGACTTTGCCGAGGAACATTTCAATGGCGCGATTGAAACCAATGCGTACCCCGTTAAGAGCGATGAAGAGAAAAAACGGCTTGACGTCACTCTGGAGAAGATTGGCGCCTCAACGGAAGACGTGATCATTGTCTGCCCACGGGGAGGAGCGGGAGCCAAGAATACTTACGACTACCTCAAGTCGAAGGGGGTCGAGGAGAAACGGCTCCACATTCTGGAAAAGGGGAGTA